In a genomic window of Physeter macrocephalus isolate SW-GA chromosome 14, ASM283717v5, whole genome shotgun sequence:
- the AARSD1 gene encoding alanyl-tRNA editing protein Aarsd1: MQQHSGQHLITAVADHLFGLKTTSWELGRLRSVIELDSPSVTAEQVAAIEQSVNEKIRDRLPVYVRELSLDDPGVEQVRGRGLPDDHAGPVRVVTIKSVDSNMCCGTHVNNLSDLQVIKILGSEKGKKNKTNVTFLAGNRVLKWMEKSHSTEKALTALLKCGAEDHVEAVKKLQSSSKLLQKNNLNLLRDLAVHIAHSLRNSPDWGGVVTLHRKEGDSEFMNIIANEIGSEETLLFLTVGEEKGAGLFLLAGPAEAVETLAPRVAEMLEGKGAGKKGRFQGKATKMSRRAEVQALLQDYVSTQSAEE; the protein is encoded by the exons GGCAGCATCTCATCACTGCGGTTGCTGATCATCTGTTTGGGCTGAAGACAACATCATG GGAGTTAGGGCGACTCCGGAGTGTCATCGAGCTGGACAGCCCCTCTGTGACTGCAGAGCAAGTAGCTGCCATCGAGCAGAGCGTCAATGAAAAAATCAGAGATCGGCTGCCTGTGTATGTGCGAGAACTGAGCCTGGATGATCCCGGTGTGGAGCAG GTGAGGGGCCGGGGTTTGCCGGATGATCATGCTGGGCCTGTTCGAGTTGTTACCATCAAGAGCGTTGATTCCAACATGTGCTGTGGGACCCACGTGAACAATCTCAGTGACCTTCAG GTCATTAAAATCCTGGGCTctgagaaggggaaaaagaacaaaaccaacgTGACCTTTCTGGCTGGGAACCGGGTGCTGAAGTGGATGGAGAAGAGTCACAGCACTGAGAAAGCACTGACAGCTCTGCTGAA GTGTGGAGCAGAGGATCACGTGGAAGCAGTGAAAAAGCTACAGAGCTCCAGCAAGCTCCTGCAGAAG AACAACCTGAATCTGCTCAGAGACCTGGCTGTGCACATTGCCCACAGCCTCAGGAACAGCCCAGACTGGGGAGGTGTGGTCACATTACACAG GAAGGAGGGTGATTCTGAGTTCATGAATATCATCGCCAATGAGATTGGGTCAGAG GAGACCCTCCTGTTCCTAACTGTGGGCGAAGAGAAAGGTGCTGGACTCTTCTTACTGGCAGGGCCAGCTGAGGCTGTGGAGACCCTGGCGCCCAG GGTGGCTGAGATGCTAGAAGGCAAGGGAGCGGGGAAGAAAGGCCGCTTTCAGGGCAAGGCCACCAAGATGAGC